In Tursiops truncatus isolate mTurTru1 chromosome X, mTurTru1.mat.Y, whole genome shotgun sequence, the following proteins share a genomic window:
- the RAB39B gene encoding ras-related protein Rab-39B, which produces MEAIWLYQFRLIVIGDSTVGKSCLIRRFTEGRFAQVSDPTVGVDFFSRLVEIEPGKRIKLQIWDTAGQERFRSITRAYYRNSVGGLLLFDITNRRSFQNVHEWLEETKVHVQPYQIVFVLVGHKCDLDTQRQVTRHEAEKLAAAYGMKYIETSARDAINVEKAFTDLTRDIYELVKRGDITIQEGWEGVKSGFVPNVVHSSEEVVKSERRCLC; this is translated from the exons ATGGAGGCCATCTGGCTGTACCAGTTCCGGCTCATTGTCATCGGGGATTCCACGGTGGGCAAGTCCTGTCTGATCCGCCGCTTCACCGAGGGCCGCTTTGCCCAGGTTTCGGACCCCACGGTGGGGGTGGATTTTTTCTCCCGTCTGGTGGAGATCGAGCCAGGAAAACGCATCAAGCTCCAGATCTGGGATACCGCGGGTCAAGAGAGGTTCAG ATCCATCACTCGTGCCTACTACAGGAACTCAGTAGGTGGTCTGCTCTTATTTGACATTACCAACCGCAGGTCCTTCCAGAATGTCCATGAGTGGTTAGAAGAGACCAAAGTACACGTTCAGCCCTACCAAATTGTATTTGTTCTCGTGGGTCACAAGTGTGACCTGGATACACAGAGGCAAGTGACTCGCCACGAGGCAGAGAAACTGGCTGCTGCATACGGCATGAAGTACATTGAAACGTCAGCCCGAGATGCCATTAATGTGGAGAAAGCCTTCACAGACCTGACAAGAGACATATACGAGCTGGTTAAAAGGGGGGATATTACCATCCAGGAGGGCTGGGAAGGGGTGAAGAGTGGATTTGTACCAAACGTGGTTCACTCTTCAGAAGAGGTTGTCAAATCAGAGAGAAGATGTTTGTGCTAG